The following proteins come from a genomic window of Alnus glutinosa chromosome 10, dhAlnGlut1.1, whole genome shotgun sequence:
- the LOC133879442 gene encoding scopoletin 8-hydroxylase, whose product MDSGFNNGSTLFDFVVRDGNGVKGLTDLGISVVPERYIQPPQERIDKQNAISHKLAPIDLSKLDGPAHEQVVEEMSRAAETLGFFQVVNHGVPAELLESLKDAAHYFFSQKPEKKAVYRKGVSPSSSVTYGTSFAPEKERALEWKDYISMAYTCDADALQYWPMECKEVALEYLKTSMKLARKLVEILIGKLGVTLDDSRMNALMGLKMVNMNFYPTCPNPELTVGVGRHSDMGTLTVLLQDGIGGLYVKIEEDIDAGNKGEWMEIPPIPGALLINVGDALQIVSNGRYKSAEHRVRTSNNESRVSIPVFTTPTPTEKIGPLPQVVETDGVARYREVVFQEYMNNFFGNAHQGKKSLDFAKP is encoded by the exons ATGGATTCAGGTTTCAACAATGGAAGCACACTATTTGACTTCGTCGTGAGAGATGGCAATGGTGTCAAAGGCTTGACGGACTTAGGCATATCAGTCGTTCCGGAGCGATACATCCAACCACCACAAGAGCGAATAGACAAGCAAAATGCCATTTCTCATAAACTCGCACCAATCGATTTGTCAAAGCTTGATGGGCCGGCCCATGAGCAAGTAGTGGAAGAGATGAGTAGAGCTGCCGAGACTCTTGGGTTCTTCCAAGTTGTGAACCACGGCGTGCCGGCGGAGTTGCTGGAGTCGCTTAAAGATGCAGCACACTACTTCTTCAGCCAAAAGCCTGAAAAGAAAGCTGTTTACCGCAAAGGCGTAAGCCCCAGCTCGTCCGTGACGTATGGGACAAGCTTTGCgccagagaaagagagagctttGGAGTGGAAGGACTATATTAGCATGGCCTACACTTGTGATGCTGATGCTCTTCAGTATTGGCCAATGGAGTGCAa GGAAGTGGCACTCGAGTACCTAAAGACATCAATGAAGTTGGCGAGAAAATTGGTGGAGATTCTGATAGGGAAGCTTGGAGTGACGCTGGATGATTCCAGAATGAATGCCCTCATGGGTTTAAAAATGGTCAACATGAACTTCTATCCAACGTGCCCCAATCCGGAGCTTACAGTTGGCGTAGGAAGACACTCGGACATGGGCACCCTGACTGTGTTACTACAAGATGGAATAGGAGGTTTATatgtgaagattgaagaagataTCGATGCTGGAAACAAGGGAGAGTGGATGGAGATTCCACCAATCCCCGGTGCGCTGCTCATTAACGTCGGCGATGCGTTACAG ATAGTAAGTAATGGAAGGTATAAAAGTGCTGAACATAGGGTGCGTACCAGCAACAATGAATCAAGAGTGTCAATCCCAGTATTTACAACTCCTACACCGACTGAGAAGATAGGGCCGCTGCCTCAAGTGGTGGAGACAGATGGGGTGGCTCGTTACCGCGAGGTTGTGTTTCAGGAATATATGAACAACTTCTTTGGGAATGCTCATCAAGGAAAGAAATCCCTTGATTTCGCTAAGCCTTGA